A part of Allocoleopsis franciscana PCC 7113 genomic DNA contains:
- a CDS encoding DNA polymerase III subunit delta' — protein sequence MNLALRSPYLPTSLSQLIRTPLTFSIALKIMPLLTSPPQPYPLIGQELALELLTRAIALERLPSAYLFAGPEGVGRSSAARYFTSLLFGANVSDSKSSLITHRLATGNHPDLLVIQPTYIHEGELLTKNQAIERGLERKTAPLIRIEQVRAITEFLSRPPLEATKQVVIVEQAETMNEAAANALLKTLEEPGEHGIFILIAQGIESLLPTIVSRCSLIPFYRLSPSDLKKVLLALGHEEILPHSELLMMAQGSPGKAIAFFEQLRSIPDALLQALTRLPLSLRSALELARVIDSTLSVDTQLWLCGYLQHYYWQKTHNSHLLQQFDQTHHYLTSHCQSRLVWEVTLSRAGVENW from the coding sequence CTGAAAATTATGCCCTTATTAACAAGTCCTCCTCAACCCTACCCTTTAATTGGACAAGAGCTGGCGTTAGAACTGTTAACAAGAGCGATCGCTCTCGAACGCCTCCCAAGCGCCTATCTATTCGCGGGACCAGAAGGGGTAGGACGCAGCAGTGCCGCTCGCTATTTCACCTCCTTACTGTTTGGCGCTAACGTCTCTGACTCCAAAAGTTCTCTCATCACTCATCGCTTGGCAACAGGCAATCACCCCGATTTGCTTGTGATTCAACCCACTTACATTCATGAGGGAGAACTCCTGACAAAAAACCAAGCGATCGAGCGAGGACTGGAGCGAAAAACTGCGCCCTTAATTCGGATTGAGCAAGTTCGAGCCATTACTGAATTTCTCTCCCGCCCTCCTCTAGAAGCAACGAAGCAGGTAGTAATTGTAGAACAGGCAGAGACAATGAATGAGGCGGCGGCTAATGCACTGCTCAAGACGTTGGAAGAGCCAGGGGAACATGGAATTTTCATCTTGATTGCTCAGGGGATTGAATCCCTGTTGCCGACAATTGTCTCTCGCTGTTCGCTTATCCCCTTCTATCGCCTCAGTCCTTCAGACCTGAAGAAAGTGCTGTTGGCATTGGGACATGAAGAGATTCTGCCTCACTCCGAATTGTTGATGATGGCTCAAGGCAGTCCGGGGAAAGCGATCGCCTTTTTTGAGCAACTAAGGAGTATTCCCGATGCACTATTACAAGCCTTAACTAGACTGCCTCTCTCTCTGCGTTCGGCTCTCGAATTAGCAAGAGTTATTGACTCCACCCTATCCGTTGACACTCAACTTTGGTTATGTGGATATTTGCAACATTATTACTGGCAAAAAACGCACAATTCCCATCTCCTTCAACAGTTTGACCAAACTCACCACTATTTAACTTCTCACTGTCAATCGAGACTGGTTTGGGAAGTCACGCTCTCAAGAGCTGGGGTGGAAAATTGGTAA
- a CDS encoding Uma2 family endonuclease, whose product MVQLAPQLLTVDEFINRYGDDERYELIDGELIDMEPTGPHEQVVAFIGRKLNVEIDRQETAYFIPHRCLIKLLGTETAFRPDAIVLDQPRLVNEPLWQQEPVITLGASIKLVVEVVSSNWQNDYARKVEDYAILGVPEYWIVDYLGVGGREYIGKPKQPTITICTLIEDEYQKRLFRNDELLVSSIFSELRLTAKQIFAAAHMASS is encoded by the coding sequence ATGGTTCAATTAGCACCTCAACTTCTGACTGTCGATGAATTCATTAACCGCTACGGCGATGACGAGCGCTATGAGCTCATCGATGGGGAATTAATCGATATGGAACCAACTGGACCCCACGAGCAAGTAGTTGCCTTTATTGGACGAAAACTCAATGTGGAGATTGACCGTCAGGAAACGGCTTACTTTATTCCCCATCGATGCCTTATTAAACTACTAGGAACAGAGACAGCTTTTCGTCCTGATGCGATCGTGTTAGACCAACCTCGACTGGTCAATGAACCCTTATGGCAACAAGAACCTGTAATTACATTAGGAGCCTCAATCAAGCTGGTGGTTGAAGTTGTCAGTTCAAACTGGCAGAACGATTATGCTCGTAAGGTTGAGGATTATGCAATTTTAGGTGTTCCTGAGTATTGGATTGTAGACTATCTGGGTGTTGGTGGAAGAGAGTATATTGGCAAACCCAAACAACCGACAATCACAATTTGTACCTTGATTGAAGACGAATATCAAAAGCGATTATTTCGGAATGATGAGCTGCTCGTTTCCTCAATCTTTTCCGAGTTACGACTAACAGCAAAACAAATCTTTGCCGCCGCACATATGGCGAGTAGTTAG
- the rimK gene encoding 30S ribosomal protein S6--L-glutamate ligase produces MKIAILSRKASLYSTRRLVEAGEQRGHTVRVVDYLRCCMSIASHSPSVMYSGEPLERFDAVIPRIGASHTDYGTAVVRQFEMMDVCVVNSSIAISKSRDKLRCLQILAHKGIGLPVTSFAHSPKDIDNLIKMVGGAPLVIKLLEGTQGIGVMLAESHQSAKSAIEAFKGAKVPILVQEYITEAKGMDIRCLVVGNKVVAAMKRQGAPGEFRSNLHRGGQPAAIKLTPEERSTAIRAAKAMGLSVAGVDLLRSHHGACVMEVNSSPGLEGIESATGVDVAGKVIEFIEKSLLDM; encoded by the coding sequence ATGAAAATTGCTATTTTGTCAAGAAAAGCTTCTCTTTACTCTACCCGTCGCTTAGTTGAAGCTGGAGAACAACGCGGACATACGGTGCGAGTCGTAGATTACCTGCGTTGCTGCATGAGTATCGCCTCCCACAGTCCCAGCGTCATGTACTCTGGAGAGCCACTGGAGCGTTTTGATGCCGTCATCCCTCGCATCGGTGCTTCTCACACGGACTACGGTACGGCTGTCGTCAGGCAGTTCGAGATGATGGATGTCTGCGTGGTGAACAGTAGCATCGCCATCTCGAAAAGCCGGGATAAGCTCAGATGTTTGCAGATTCTTGCCCACAAGGGTATCGGACTGCCAGTGACCAGTTTTGCTCATTCGCCCAAAGATATTGATAATCTCATCAAGATGGTTGGTGGTGCACCTTTGGTCATTAAGTTGCTGGAAGGCACTCAAGGCATCGGTGTCATGCTTGCCGAGTCTCATCAAAGCGCTAAGTCGGCGATTGAAGCATTTAAGGGAGCCAAGGTGCCAATTCTTGTTCAGGAATACATCACAGAAGCTAAAGGCATGGATATTCGCTGTCTAGTTGTCGGCAATAAGGTTGTGGCAGCGATGAAGCGCCAGGGCGCACCGGGGGAATTTAGAAGCAATTTGCATCGTGGGGGTCAGCCTGCTGCTATCAAGCTTACGCCAGAAGAGCGATCGACGGCGATACGCGCAGCTAAGGCAATGGGACTATCCGTTGCTGGTGTGGATTTGCTACGTTCTCATCATGGAGCTTGTGTGATGGAAGTGAACTCTTCTCCTGGGTTGGAGGGAATTGAGTCTGCAACTGGGGTGGATGTTGCAGGCAAGGTTATTGAGTTCATCGAAAAGTCTCTTCTGGATATGTAA
- a CDS encoding caspase family protein, translating into MDYRLGLQRLKELLPPEAIEEFDLYEGRLLENLKEAERYGMSPSTQADRNKIMSSLNQLARTYGEYLDNRSFNDLCHWARRSESPTSLTQVRGQESKPSSSLPPPGPIRKRWALLVGIDKYREQEFKPLKHCVSDVQALEPTLTKLGYEVVCMHSKLRTTDSLFPLSTNIVTQLSRLSQATELDDLLWVHFSCHGKRVQEKPVLIAYDTHPDLYERTALPVSDIRKVCNKVRRLVLTLDACHVGSEVGRNLPDPEFVHNVHELAEGFVLIAASTARQVAQEWKELGHGVFTHFLLEGLEGKADRHGNKYVTAKDLENYVLASLRDWSIRNKKPLQESTANTEGLGDMILAEYTKLSNQIVD; encoded by the coding sequence ATGGACTATAGACTCGGTTTACAAAGACTCAAAGAGCTGTTGCCTCCAGAAGCAATAGAGGAATTTGATCTCTATGAGGGTAGGCTTCTGGAAAACTTAAAGGAAGCGGAGCGTTATGGCATGTCACCTAGCACACAAGCCGACCGAAACAAGATTATGTCTTCCCTTAATCAACTGGCTCGGACTTATGGGGAGTACTTAGACAACAGAAGCTTCAACGATCTGTGCCATTGGGCGCGCCGCTCAGAGAGTCCCACTTCACTCACTCAAGTCCGGGGGCAGGAGTCAAAGCCTAGTTCATCCCTGCCTCCTCCTGGACCCATCCGTAAGCGCTGGGCGCTCTTGGTAGGCATTGATAAATATCGAGAACAAGAATTTAAACCTCTCAAACATTGTGTCAGTGACGTACAAGCATTAGAGCCAACACTGACAAAATTAGGATACGAGGTTGTCTGTATGCACAGTAAGCTACGGACGACAGACTCGTTATTCCCACTTAGTACTAACATTGTGACGCAACTATCTCGACTTAGCCAAGCCACAGAATTAGACGACCTTTTGTGGGTGCATTTCTCCTGTCATGGCAAACGGGTACAGGAAAAACCAGTTCTGATTGCCTATGACACTCATCCAGACTTATACGAGAGGACTGCATTGCCAGTATCAGACATCAGGAAGGTGTGCAATAAAGTACGGCGGCTGGTGTTGACCCTGGATGCCTGTCATGTAGGCAGTGAAGTGGGTCGCAACCTGCCTGATCCTGAGTTCGTTCACAATGTTCACGAGTTAGCCGAGGGATTCGTGCTGATTGCTGCCAGTACTGCACGACAGGTCGCTCAAGAGTGGAAGGAATTGGGACATGGGGTGTTTACTCACTTCCTGCTAGAGGGACTGGAGGGTAAAGCAGACCGCCACGGCAATAAATATGTCACAGCGAAAGATCTGGAAAATTATGTGCTGGCTTCCCTGCGCGACTGGAGCATCCGCAACAAAAAGCCTCTTCAAGAATCAACTGCCAACACTGAAGGGTTGGGAGATATGATCCTGGCAGAGTACACCAAATTGTCAAATCAAATTGTTGACTGA
- a CDS encoding siphovirus Gp157 family protein translates to MTTTKNSNTHSPLADINQMSLALLSTTAAELWEQLNAVEIEEETDSQNPVAAQALEEQVSQIINRLFELQGAIEDKVDAIAYVAELYKTDIATDEFRLKQLCALHERIIEIKKNKFEAFKRHLVFLHQTKILNAKLLGKHRKIEFRNNPPKVTILKNPNSDDFPAEYLAVKFSANTQAILEDWKAGEDVSDVAQITVGTHVRFSATTGSTSRAKRS, encoded by the coding sequence ATGACTACGACAAAAAATAGCAACACACACTCACCCTTAGCTGACATCAATCAGATGAGTTTAGCCCTCCTCTCTACCACCGCCGCCGAACTTTGGGAGCAACTGAATGCCGTTGAAATAGAAGAAGAAACTGACTCCCAAAATCCAGTAGCTGCACAAGCACTGGAAGAACAAGTTAGTCAAATTATTAACCGTCTATTCGAGTTGCAAGGAGCAATTGAAGATAAAGTCGATGCAATAGCTTATGTGGCAGAGCTGTACAAAACTGACATTGCAACCGACGAGTTTCGTCTGAAGCAGCTATGCGCTTTGCACGAGCGCATTATCGAGATTAAGAAAAACAAGTTTGAGGCGTTCAAACGCCATCTAGTTTTTCTACATCAAACCAAGATTCTCAATGCTAAACTTCTAGGCAAGCACCGAAAGATTGAGTTCCGCAATAACCCTCCTAAAGTTACAATTCTCAAGAACCCGAACTCTGATGATTTTCCCGCCGAGTATTTAGCGGTCAAGTTCAGCGCCAATACCCAAGCCATTCTTGAAGATTGGAAAGCGGGAGAAGATGTGTCAGATGTAGCACAGATTACCGTTGGCACTCATGTTCGCTTCAGTGCTACTACTGGCTCCACTTCAAGGGCAAAACGTTCTTAA
- a CDS encoding DUF3768 domain-containing protein, whose amino-acid sequence MTTTNNQTEKIRALNDQFRSDFDPNLGRVILTTGVQTLSSAQLQQLLKAVKEFSDFNSENNPYLENDMGRIELFDSAFFWKIDYLERQRWQQNIGSDDPADVQKTLRVMTIMFTSEY is encoded by the coding sequence ATGACTACTACCAATAACCAAACCGAAAAAATCCGCGCTCTTAACGACCAATTTCGCTCCGACTTTGACCCAAACTTGGGGAGGGTAATTCTGACGACTGGAGTGCAAACTCTCTCTAGCGCTCAACTTCAGCAACTTCTAAAAGCTGTCAAAGAGTTCAGCGATTTCAACTCAGAGAATAATCCATATCTTGAAAACGATATGGGGAGGATTGAGCTATTTGACTCTGCATTTTTCTGGAAAATCGACTATTTAGAGCGTCAGCGCTGGCAACAAAATATTGGTTCTGATGACCCAGCTGATGTTCAAAAAACTCTAAGAGTCATGACGATTATGTTCACTTCTGAATATTGA
- a CDS encoding DEAD/DEAH box helicase, with protein sequence MTQSDNIPNNTSSHQPDYTALLQATLGEIPTLPEWLAVGQSVYSLERGFGEVVGCLGRRLIIQFEKSSQPIFLPNWPLAVEQKHLIKASDAPAPEPIPEIEQMGVPTFRKFATEVADSLVAVDVMPPAKGELHPLPTDLPDALLNALQHSGIQQIYSHQLEALMALRSGKDICLVTATSSGKTLSFSIPILESCLNNPNICVLMLYPLKALAVDQMEKLATLNAALPPEKRLKIGLITGDTPISERKQLFSDTPPQILGLSPDLLHYQLYSVRMADGEPFREFLRRLRYVVVDESHTYLGAFGAGVTNLFRRLRVAVDRVSGDSSLLQWVFASATIGNPNEMALRLSGREATPERLVLIDKSGAASAGRTLLHLKPSNSANPDAAKIILSLLDKDLSGICFCNSRSAVKSLLSLIKQEAIRQGCGYLSDSVAVFYGSLKSDRRQDIIRQLQRGQVRFILSTSALEAGLDLPELDCCLIRGWPGSLMSFRQRIGRAGRRSPGLAIFLPVAQSPLDNYYSNNPQILLHGEAETVSMNPDYPVLLGKHLMACCVESGVPLHRLSEYFGERAGVIADALIEQGQLCVSRHGQLWGRGYPHKQISLRGSRTQTIQLIDSSTGEEFEEMSLDMAQREVYAGAIYTAQSVDGEICKFQSKNLDVEGLRASLIPIDPESNAFTIAQTDLDIQLLDLLAEPKTLNLSIAQGQLSLTLGWGKITSSVTGYKLCVKQYAPTCVNRSCRQYHQPLSGKSCSVCGQRLKSMELVTVIDEVEFEEPLQIQYQAPIVKVEANSAAVVAMIERVRQLKEQVRSAADVIPPLYASLWESSPEFIALHSMGHQIIFTVPLVVLSSSSDLNYVVVKEQGDETVGYFYDACEGGNGASEAIFHQFSKFSQKAYTLAIACDCEAGCPKCLHQHGCPQTNTGLNKQIGLFLLEAINRGSQDTVEDS encoded by the coding sequence ATGACACAATCCGACAACATACCTAACAATACATCCAGCCACCAGCCTGACTACACCGCACTGCTGCAAGCAACTTTAGGAGAAATCCCAACGCTTCCTGAATGGTTAGCCGTTGGGCAATCGGTGTACTCTTTGGAGCGCGGTTTTGGGGAAGTCGTTGGCTGTTTGGGAAGGCGACTGATTATCCAGTTTGAGAAGTCCTCACAACCCATTTTCCTCCCAAATTGGCCGCTAGCCGTAGAGCAAAAGCACTTAATTAAAGCCTCCGATGCTCCGGCACCTGAACCAATTCCAGAGATTGAGCAGATGGGCGTGCCAACCTTTCGGAAGTTTGCCACTGAGGTAGCAGATAGCTTAGTCGCTGTTGATGTGATGCCCCCAGCTAAAGGAGAACTACACCCTCTGCCAACAGACCTGCCAGATGCTTTGTTGAATGCCTTACAACACTCCGGCATCCAGCAGATTTATTCCCATCAACTTGAGGCATTGATGGCACTGCGCTCTGGCAAAGACATCTGTCTGGTTACTGCCACGAGTTCGGGGAAGACGCTTTCGTTTAGTATCCCAATTCTGGAATCCTGTCTCAACAACCCAAACATCTGTGTCTTAATGTTATACCCCCTCAAGGCTTTGGCTGTTGACCAGATGGAAAAGTTGGCAACTCTTAACGCCGCTCTACCTCCTGAGAAGCGGCTGAAGATTGGACTGATTACTGGAGACACCCCGATTAGTGAACGGAAGCAGCTATTTAGTGACACCCCTCCACAAATCTTGGGGCTTAGTCCCGACCTGTTGCACTATCAGCTTTACAGCGTGCGGATGGCTGATGGAGAGCCGTTCCGGGAGTTTTTGCGACGCCTGCGTTATGTTGTCGTGGATGAGTCCCATACCTACCTGGGTGCTTTTGGTGCTGGAGTAACCAATCTCTTCCGGCGCTTGCGAGTGGCTGTAGACCGCGTATCTGGGGATAGTTCTCTGTTGCAGTGGGTGTTTGCTAGTGCCACGATTGGGAATCCAAACGAGATGGCATTGCGCTTGAGCGGACGAGAAGCGACGCCAGAGCGCTTGGTGCTGATTGATAAGAGCGGGGCGGCGAGTGCGGGACGAACGTTACTGCATCTCAAGCCTAGTAATAGCGCTAACCCTGATGCGGCTAAAATTATCCTTTCGTTACTGGATAAGGACTTATCGGGCATCTGCTTCTGTAACAGCCGTAGTGCTGTCAAAAGCTTGCTCTCACTGATTAAACAGGAAGCGATTCGGCAAGGCTGCGGGTATCTGTCTGATTCTGTGGCTGTGTTTTATGGAAGCTTGAAAAGCGATCGCCGTCAAGATATCATTCGTCAACTACAACGGGGTCAAGTTCGCTTCATCCTGTCAACCTCGGCGTTGGAGGCAGGGCTGGATTTGCCGGAACTCGACTGCTGCCTTATCCGGGGATGGCCGGGAAGCCTCATGAGCTTTCGCCAACGCATTGGTCGAGCAGGGCGGCGCAGTCCGGGGTTAGCGATTTTTCTGCCCGTTGCTCAAAGCCCCCTTGACAACTATTACAGCAACAATCCCCAAATTTTGCTGCATGGAGAGGCAGAAACCGTTTCCATGAACCCCGATTATCCGGTGCTGCTAGGCAAGCATCTGATGGCGTGCTGTGTTGAGAGCGGTGTGCCGTTGCACCGACTGAGTGAGTATTTTGGAGAGCGTGCGGGAGTTATTGCTGATGCGCTGATTGAGCAAGGGCAGCTTTGTGTGAGTCGTCACGGGCAGTTGTGGGGAAGGGGATATCCTCACAAACAGATTAGTTTACGTGGTAGCCGCACCCAAACCATCCAATTGATTGATAGCAGCACGGGAGAGGAGTTTGAAGAAATGAGTTTGGACATGGCACAGCGAGAGGTGTATGCAGGTGCCATTTACACGGCGCAGTCAGTGGATGGTGAGATTTGTAAGTTCCAGTCGAAAAACCTGGACGTTGAAGGGTTACGAGCAAGTCTAATCCCTATTGACCCGGAGAGCAATGCGTTTACTATTGCACAGACTGATTTAGATATTCAGTTGCTCGACCTGTTAGCAGAACCCAAAACTCTCAACCTCTCAATTGCTCAGGGGCAATTATCCCTGACTTTAGGTTGGGGAAAGATTACTTCCTCGGTGACGGGCTATAAACTCTGCGTTAAGCAGTACGCACCGACTTGTGTGAATCGCTCTTGTCGCCAGTACCATCAACCGCTTTCTGGTAAATCTTGTAGTGTCTGTGGACAGCGGCTCAAGTCAATGGAGTTAGTTACGGTGATTGATGAGGTTGAATTTGAAGAGCCATTGCAGATTCAGTATCAAGCCCCAATTGTTAAGGTAGAAGCGAATTCGGCAGCCGTCGTTGCCATGATTGAAAGAGTTCGACAGCTTAAAGAGCAGGTGCGTTCTGCTGCTGATGTCATTCCTCCCCTGTATGCATCCCTGTGGGAAAGTTCGCCAGAGTTTATTGCTCTGCACAGTATGGGGCATCAGATTATTTTTACTGTGCCTTTGGTTGTTCTTAGCTCTAGCTCTGATTTGAACTACGTTGTAGTTAAAGAGCAGGGAGATGAAACTGTTGGTTACTTTTATGATGCTTGTGAGGGGGGAAATGGTGCGAGTGAAGCGATTTTCCATCAATTTAGCAAGTTTTCTCAGAAGGCTTACACTTTAGCGATCGCGTGTGATTGTGAGGCGGGTTGTCCTAAGTGTTTGCATCAACATGGTTGTCCACAGACTAACACGGGACTGAATAAGCAGATTGGGTTGTTTTTGTTAGAGGCGATTAACCGGGGCAGTCAGGATACTGTAGAAGACAGCTAA